Proteins encoded together in one Impatiens glandulifera chromosome 1, dImpGla2.1, whole genome shotgun sequence window:
- the LOC124921796 gene encoding gamma-glutamyl peptidase 5-like: MGSGKRFGVLNCAEDSDYVKKKYGGYFGVFVGMLAEEGEDWRVFRVAFDEFPDENEIGNYDGFVITGSCNDAHGNEPWIRRLLTLLAKLDSMKIKVLGICFGHQILGRAVGGKTGRAKSGWDIGLRTIQLSSSTSSLFNSLQIPNMLSVVEVHQDEVWELPSTAEVLAWSNKTGIEMFRYGDHIMGIQGHPEYTNDILLHLIDRLLLNNKITESYAQELKNGVNGRDEPPNREAWKKLCTGFLKGRL, translated from the exons ATGGGGAGTGGTAAGAGATTTGGTGTTCTTAATTGTGCTGAGGATTCCGATTATGTGAAGAAGAAATATGGCGGTTATTTCGGGGTGTTTGTTGGAATGTTGGCCGAGGAAGGCGAAGATTGGAGAGTATTTCGAGTGGCTTTTGACGAGTTTCCGGATGAGAATGAGATCGGAAACTACGACGGATTCGTAATCACGGGGAGTTGCAATGATGCTCATGGAAATGAACCGTGGATTCGTAGGTTGCTTACTCTTTTAGCTAAATTGGATTCTATGAAGATCAAAGTTCTTGGCATTTGTTTTGGACATCAG ATATTGGGACGTGCAGTTGGAGGAAAAACAGGCAGGGCGAAATCTGGATGGGATATCGGATTAAGAACAATTCAACTCTCGTCCTCAACCTCGAGTTTATTCAATTCTCTTCAAATTCCAAACATGTTATCTGTCGTCGAGGTCCATCAAGACGAG gTATGGGAACTTCCTTCTACGGCCGAGGTATTAGCATGGTCTAACAAGACGGGAATAGAAATGTTTAGGTACGGGGATCATATCATGGGTATTCAAGGTCATCCTGAATATACTAACGACATCCTTCTTCATCTCATTGATCGTCTTCTCCTTAACAATAAGATCACG GAGTCATATGCACAAGAGCTGAAGAATGGAGTGAACGGTCGTGATGAGCCTCCTAATAGGGAGGCATGGAAAAAGCTATGCACTGGCTTCCTTAAGGGTAGATTATGA